One part of the Cyclobacteriaceae bacterium genome encodes these proteins:
- a CDS encoding DUF4286 family protein: MYLYNVTVGIDKDVEQEWLAWMKHEHIPDVLATNMFIGHKFYKVLHDNEDGSVSYSIQYFADSLDKVVHYLEHLAPALIEKHKQKYGNKHVAFRTLLEEV; encoded by the coding sequence ATGTACCTGTATAACGTAACCGTAGGCATCGACAAAGATGTAGAGCAAGAATGGCTGGCCTGGATGAAGCATGAGCATATTCCTGATGTGCTTGCTACCAATATGTTTATCGGCCATAAGTTTTACAAAGTATTGCACGATAATGAAGATGGATCTGTTTCGTACAGCATCCAATATTTTGCCGACTCGTTGGATAAAGTAGTGCATTACCTTGAGCACCTTGCCCCGGCTCTGATCGAAAAACACAAACAGAAATATGGCAACAAGCATGTTGCCTTCAGGACATTGCTGGAAGAGGTTTGA
- a CDS encoding HD domain-containing protein, with the protein MDTIKERVEKVFSLYEQFGSADYIGEPVSQMEHMSQAAQLAINEGFDDEVVLAAFFHDIGHLCVEVTSENDMNGYGIKSHEKIGADFLRELGFPERVARLVENHVQAKRYLTYKYPSYYEALSEASKQTLALQGGVMTAKEAEQFQRDPYFDLSLLLRKWDELAKETNLPVIDLSEMRRKAEAVLTGIKISTF; encoded by the coding sequence ATGGATACGATTAAAGAACGCGTTGAAAAAGTATTCTCTCTTTATGAACAGTTTGGTTCTGCCGATTACATTGGCGAACCGGTTTCACAAATGGAACATATGTCGCAGGCAGCTCAATTAGCCATCAACGAAGGGTTTGATGATGAAGTGGTGCTGGCTGCCTTCTTCCACGATATCGGGCATCTTTGTGTTGAAGTAACATCCGAAAATGACATGAATGGCTATGGCATAAAGTCGCACGAAAAAATCGGGGCCGATTTTTTGCGCGAGCTTGGTTTTCCTGAACGGGTAGCCCGGCTTGTCGAAAACCATGTGCAAGCCAAGCGTTACCTCACGTATAAATACCCTTCATACTATGAGGCCCTGAGCGAGGCCAGTAAACAAACGCTGGCACTTCAGGGCGGTGTGATGACGGCTAAAGAGGCTGAGCAGTTTCAACGCGATCCGTATTTTGACCTGAGTTTGCTGTTGCGCAAATGGGATGAACTGGCGAAAGAAACCAACCTGCCCGTTATTGATTTAAGTGAAATGCGCAGAAAAGCAGAGGCCGTACTTACCGGAATAAAAATCAGTACATTTTAA
- a CDS encoding HAD hydrolase-like protein, with product MSIALVVFDLAGTTVKDDKDIHKVLRQTLAEHHVSISLEDANAVMGIPKPVAIRQLLEQRYTGNKAITEEWIDEIHTAFVTRMISFYKHDTSVGEKDGVSETFRKLKESKLKIVVDTGFDRQITDPLLERLGWLENNLIDGSVTSDEVERGRPYPDMIFRAMELTDVKDVQQVAKVGDTASDIQEGLSAGCKYVIGVTTGAFTHEQLKLERPTHLIERISELPAIVLH from the coding sequence ATGAGTATTGCTTTAGTAGTTTTCGATTTGGCCGGCACAACCGTGAAGGACGATAAAGACATTCACAAAGTTCTTCGGCAAACATTGGCAGAGCACCATGTTAGTATTAGCCTTGAAGATGCCAATGCGGTAATGGGTATTCCCAAACCTGTAGCCATCAGGCAGTTGTTGGAACAGCGTTACACAGGTAACAAGGCCATAACCGAAGAGTGGATTGACGAAATTCATACAGCTTTTGTAACGCGAATGATTTCGTTTTACAAACACGATACTTCAGTTGGCGAAAAGGATGGCGTAAGTGAGACATTTAGAAAGTTGAAAGAAAGTAAACTAAAGATTGTGGTGGATACCGGGTTCGATCGGCAGATTACCGATCCTTTGCTTGAACGTTTAGGCTGGTTAGAGAATAATTTAATTGATGGCAGCGTTACCAGCGATGAAGTGGAGCGTGGCCGGCCCTACCCCGATATGATTTTCCGTGCCATGGAATTGACCGATGTGAAGGATGTTCAGCAGGTGGCTAAAGTAGGTGATACCGCTTCCGATATTCAGGAAGGCCTTTCGGCCGGATGCAAGTATGTGATTGGAGTTACTACGGGCGCATTTACACATGAACAACTCAAACTGGAAAGACCTACGCACCTGATCGAACGAATTTCCGAATTGCCGGCAATTGTGCTCCACTAG